The stretch of DNA CAGGTACAACGAAATAGAGCAACAGGCTGCGAGATACATCAATAACCTTAAACAAGGAAAAGTACTCCCCGATGGTTCTCTGGAAATTCCTGTAGTCGTTAACTTAATCTACGCTACTTCAGCAGATAATTTATCAGACTCCCAGATTCAGGATCAGATAGACGTCCTCAACGAGGATTTATCGGCTACTAACTCAGACGTTTCAAAAATTCCAGCCGAATTCAAGCCTGTTGCTGCAGGAGATACGAAGGTGAGATTCCGATTAAGTAAAATCAACAGAAGATTCAACCCCCAACTCAATTGGGATCCTTTCACCAATTCTATGAAACGATCATCTACAGGAGGAATTGACGCCACAGATCCTACCAAAAATCTTAACTTTTGGATTGTCAACAGGATGAGTGCCCTGATCTTCAATGTTCAGGGGTTTGCCACCTTCCCTGAATCAGCAGGACAATGGGATGATGGAATCGTAGTCATTGCCGGGCGTGTTGGAAAAACACAGGACAGAGGCTTTGGAAGAGTAACAACTCATGAAGTAGGGCATTATCTCAACCTTAGACACATCTGGGGAGACGCCAATTGTGGTGATGACTTCTGTGATGATACCCCTACCCAACCTTCTTCTAATAGTGGAAAACCCAATTATCCACTTTATGGTACCTGTGGTGGCGTACAACGTTCTTTGATGTTTATGAATTACATGGATTATGTAGATGGCGACGCTATGTACATGTTCTCCAGCGATCAAAATCAAAGAATACAAGCTACTGTTTCATCTAACGGCCCGAGAGCGAGCTTAAGATAAAAAAATGAGTCTTTCATCTTCTGAAAGACTCATTAATTTCAAACACCTTTTTTACTAAAACATCTATAATTATGAAAAAAATATTGATTCTTTTATCCGCAGTATTAAGCTTTACTGCCTGTACTAATAATGAGAACCTAAGCAATAGCAATAATGACTCTCCCGATCTTCGTTCCTCCAATACCAATGCTACCGGTAGACACTGTCCTTCAGAAGATATTCGAAAGGAAGCCTTAAAAAATAATCAGGTTCTCAGAGCTCGTTTCGTTGAAAACGAGCGTCAAGCTGAAGAATTCTCTCAGGCTATAAAACTTGGAAAAGTATTACCCGACGGATCTGTAGAAGTCCCTGTAGTGTTCAATATTATATACTCTTTAAATACAGACGCTGAAAATCTTTCCGAAAGTCGTTTACAAGAACAAATAGACGTGCTCAACCAAGACTATTCAGCTACCAATCCGGATGTCTCTAAAATTCCTGCAGAATTCAAAACAGTAGCTGCAAACGACACGAAAGTTCGCTTCAAATTAGCCAAAATAGTTCGTAAATTTTCTCCTATTCTGGTATGGGCACCAACAGGAGATTTAATGAAACGATCAATTACTGGTGGAATTGATGCCACAGACCCGTCTAAAAATCTTAACTTCTGGGCAGTAAGAAATATGGGATCAGTCCTGGGATATGCAACTTTTCCAGAATCAGCAGGACAATGGAACGACGGTATTGTTGTTACTTCAAAATACATAGGAAAAGCAGGAGCTACGGATCCTTTCAATTTAGGGAGGACCGCTACCCATGAAGTAGGACATTATCTCAACCTTAGACACATCTGGGGAGACGCCAATTGTGGTGATGACTTCTGTGATGATACCCCTAC from Chryseobacterium piperi encodes:
- a CDS encoding M43 family zinc metalloprotease, which translates into the protein MKRTLFALLAVFTITACNNNDNLTASQDQGVNKSENNANARSKLCASEEIRKEALKNNPTLRARYNEIEQQAARYINNLKQGKVLPDGSLEIPVVVNLIYATSADNLSDSQIQDQIDVLNEDLSATNSDVSKIPAEFKPVAAGDTKVRFRLSKINRRFNPQLNWDPFTNSMKRSSTGGIDATDPTKNLNFWIVNRMSALIFNVQGFATFPESAGQWDDGIVVIAGRVGKTQDRGFGRVTTHEVGHYLNLRHIWGDANCGDDFCDDTPTQPSSNSGKPNYPLYGTCGGVQRSLMFMNYMDYVDGDAMYMFSSDQNQRIQATVSSNGPRASLR
- a CDS encoding zinc metalloprotease — its product is MKKILILLSAVLSFTACTNNENLSNSNNDSPDLRSSNTNATGRHCPSEDIRKEALKNNQVLRARFVENERQAEEFSQAIKLGKVLPDGSVEVPVVFNIIYSLNTDAENLSESRLQEQIDVLNQDYSATNPDVSKIPAEFKTVAANDTKVRFKLAKIVRKFSPILVWAPTGDLMKRSITGGIDATDPSKNLNFWAVRNMGSVLGYATFPESAGQWNDGIVVTSKYIGKAGATDPFNLGRTATHEVGHYLNLRHIWGDANCGDDFCDDTPTQPSSNSGKPNYPLYGTCGGVQRSLMFMNYMDYVDDAAMFMFSNHQKERMQAVVAPNGPRVGLR